The sequence below is a genomic window from Babesia bigemina genome assembly Bbig001, chromosome : II.
CTTCAGCATGACACGCACCAGCAGTGCGATCGCGCACGCCAGGCCCGCGGACTCCTTGTCGCGCAGCTGCGCCTCGCAACACCGAAACTCCACGCGCCACGGAATGGGGTATCCGCTGCCCTTCAATGGAGGCGGCTTCAGACGCACCGTGTTCCAGTTGGTGCTCTGGAACGACTCGAAGTGCTCGTCCGTGCTGTGGATGTCGACCGCGTCTAAGTCCTGCTCAAAAGCCACCAGGGGGTCCCGCGACAGGATGGCGGAGAAGTGCCGCGCGATCACACGGTCCATACCTGCGGAGACGCACGCATCGTAGACGTCCGGTCGCGATGGGACGAGCACGTCGTTCAAGCGCTTATAGTGCGCCAGCAGGTACGGATCGAGCGATACGAACAGCGACGCCGTGGAGAACCTGGAGAACGGCACGCGCTCAAGCTCATCGTCGCGGCGGTCGTCGACCGACTGCGAGAGCACCCGCCAACGCGTCGTATGGGACGACATGGTGCCCTTGAACACCGCGGTGGCCGCTGTCAGCGCAAGGAACAGCGGCGACAGCACCGCCAGTTGGTCGTAGAGGTATCGAGCCTCCAGTTCATCGATGCAGCTGAAGGTCTCCTGAAGGCAGCACATGCCCATTCCGAACGCCATGGCGTCCATGTAAATCGGGTCGTGAttggcggcagcgacgacaggTATTTTATCCTGATTACGCACATCGCTGCTTGCTATTACGCTGTCGATTTCTCTGCGCAGGTCGGCGTCACCAATATGGTTGGCAGGGTCCAGAAACGCCGACGACAGCGCCGCCTCAGCTTCCTTGCGGAAATCGAAGCTCAGGTTCACGCCAGTGCGTGAACCAAGCACCAGTTTCTCATCCGTAGCAGCCGCTGTACCCTCCACAGCGCGCGGTGCAAGCGGCGAATGCGGATCAGCAGCCGGAGCCTTGGTGGGCGGGGCGCCGGTAGCAGGCGCAACGCGCGCAGATGCCCCTGGTGGTATAATACAGGCGTTCTGGACGAACGGAGGCGATTTGATATGCACCTTCTTACCCCTGCGCAGGCGTATGTTGCGCGCCAGCGTTACAAAACGGGGGTGAGGGTTCACCAGCACGTCGCCGCAAAACTCGCTCAGCATCACCGGTTGCTGAGGGGGCTTGATCATTGGATGTTCGAAAACGGAGTCGGGCGTGCCCAGCAGCGGGAACGACGTTAGCGTGAACGGATGTACGTCGGTAATGCCCAAGCGCTCCAATCCGAGGCGTATGTGACGGCGTGCTCCACTGAACCATTCAAACACCTCAGTCGTGTTATCCTTATCCAAAATCCATGGCGTACCAGGAGTTCCCTCCACCATGAACGCTCCGAATTCGGGCATGAAAATGAACTGGCCGGCATCGTGCTCGAGCGGAACGGGGATCTTTTCCAACAACAGAGGAGCGCATGGCACGAGCCTCGCCGAACGGGCAGCCGGGTCCAAGTGAATGAGCATGTACTCGCACTCGTGGCCGAACCAACGGGTGGCGTCCTTGCGGTCGTGGTTATTCAGGTAGCATCGCAGGACCTCCAGAGTGCCAAGCAGGCGAATGCGATTGGCGAGCTTGGCCGTCTCCTCATGACTCAGAGGGGCTCCGACCGTCAAGTATCCCATATCAGCAGTATTTGTATGTCACGTTTATTGTAGGTGGGAGTGAATCCGGCGCATTGGCCGCGGTGGCTAAAACGAAGCAGTTCGCGGATACGAAAACTTACACATGGCTCTTGCCAAGAGTGTGCCTCTAAAACATACTATTATACATATTAATCATGCCACAAGGCACGCTAAAATATTCTTAGCTGTCGCTATGACAAATGGAAATCTGACTAACCGCATGGAATCCGCGTACACATAGGTGGCCCACGCGTGCTTCCATGAATGTCGCCGATGTCCACTGCGACACCGACATTGGCCGGCATGAAAATCAGTTTCGGGCTGTCATCGGCGGCGGCAAAGCCTGCTGACgccggcagggtggcgaagCCGGCGGCGTCGAAGTTCTTCGAAGCCGTGCCAGAGACGAAGCAGGCAGTTAAACGTGTCAAAGTCACGGAAATGGAAAATGGGCTGCTCAGAACGAcacatg
It includes:
- a CDS encoding glutamate-cysteine ligase catalytic subunit, putative, translating into MGYLTVGAPLSHEETAKLANRIRLLGTLEVLRCYLNNHDRKDATRWFGHECEYMLIHLDPAARSARLVPCAPLLLEKIPVPLEHDAGQFIFMPEFGAFMVEGTPGTPWILDKDNTTEVFEWFSGARRHIRLGLERLGITDVHPFTLTSFPLLGTPDSVFEHPMIKPPQQPVMLSEFCGDVLVNPHPRFVTLARNIRLRRGKKVHIKSPPFVQNACIIPPGASARVAPATGAPPTKAPAADPHSPLAPRAVEGTAAATDEKLVLGSRTGVNLSFDFRKEAEAALSSAFLDPANHIGDADLRREIDSVIASSDVRNQDKIPVVAAANHDPIYMDAMAFGMGMCCLQETFSCIDELEARYLYDQLAVLSPLFLALTAATAVFKGTMSSHTTRWRVLSQSVDDRRDDELERVPFSRFSTASLFVSLDPYLLAHYKRLNDVLVPSRPDVYDACVSAGMDRVIARHFSAILSRDPLVAFEQDLDAVDIHSTDEHFESFQSTNWNTVRLKPPPLKGSGYPIPWRVEFRCCEAQLRDKESAGLACAIALLVRVMLKERWNLYMPMSLVHENMEASDSQDAITNHKFHFVTDLSRGSGEVGRYTLREIFFDEDKLGLFARCATHLAHELSSGALSQQSYDLQIDYLNVLKHRAYGASATNSQEIRDYVLGHHEYRGDGVVTPHVVHDMLDAILKSN